Proteins encoded together in one Dermacentor variabilis isolate Ectoservices chromosome 2, ASM5094787v1, whole genome shotgun sequence window:
- the LOC142571229 gene encoding prostatic acid phosphatase-like, with amino-acid sequence MRCQNLHKNEPVDYGQLTEKGREQTFRLGQFLRDRYNMFMEASDKPGQVLATHVGLDRCRDSVKETLRGLGVPAAATSADPTRYDVPFLGSVNDNMEKALKEPGRGNFATLGDLVAFVAEKTGAPWQNNGDKFLVMDSLVTHVLNGNPVPDWAKPMWDDLLWADQRVFVRALVGYERPFAGYVLGRVLDTLTLKFEKRAERPDKVHVFSMSDTSVFSVLKLLDASHDGRPCFCASVLIEVYKDGPKECVRVLYRTQEDPCLVPTDKTENPCELSKFLEFLRSVLKAP; translated from the coding sequence ATGCGCTGCCAGAACCTGCACAAGAACGAACCCGTCGACTACGGCCAGCTCACCGAGAAAGGTCGGGAGCAGACCTTTAGACTGGGCCAGTTCCTGCGGGACCGCTACAATATGTTTATGGAGGCTTCGGACAAGCCCGGCCAGGTACTGGCCACCCATGTCGGTTTGGATCGGTGCCGTGACAGCGTGAAAGAGACCctgcgcggcctgggcgtgcctgCGGCAGCGACCAGCGCCGACCCGACGCGTTACGACGTGCCGTTTCTCGGCAGCGTGAACGACAACATGGAAAAGGCGCTTAAGGAGCCGGGTCGAGGAAACTTCGCCACGCTGGGAGACCTGGTCGCTTTCGTCGCCGAGAAGACGGGGGCGCCGTGGCAGAACAACGGGGACAAGTTCCTCGTCATGGACAGCCTGGTGACTCACGTGCTCAACGGGAACCCCGTGCCGGACTGGGCCAAGCCCATGTGGGACGACTTGCTGTGGGCGGACCAGAGGGTGTTTGTGCGGGCGCTCGTGGGTTACGAGCGGCCGTTCGCCGGTTACGTGCTGGGCCGGGTGCTGGACACCCTCACACTCAAGTTCGAGAAGCGCGCAGAGCGGCCCGACAAGGTGCACGTCTTCTCCATGTCAGACACGAGCGTGTTTTCGGTGCTGAAGCTCCTCGACGCATCGCATGATGGCCGACCGTGCTTTTGTGCCAGCGTGCTGATTGAGGTGTACAAGGACGGCCCCAAGGAGTGTGTGCGAGTCCTGTACCGTACCCAAGAAGACCCTTGCCTAGTTCCCACTGACAAGACAGAAAACCCGTGTGAACTGAGCAAGTTTCTGGAGTTTCTGCGTAGCGTTTTAAAAGCGCCTTAG